One Epidermidibacterium keratini DNA segment encodes these proteins:
- the mfd gene encoding transcription-repair coupling factor codes for MSPAAASSASVAHLRGLIDTVERDPALGSALAGLREGTGGDRILRCLQPLQPFVLGAATGAYDHPVLAVTSSNRDAEALVEALSAFLPPEEIGLFPSWETLPHERLSPRADTVGARLAVLRRLAHPDEHGALRIIVAPIRSVLQPLVAGLGELTPVQFGKGDERPLDEVVTDLVAIGYDRVDLVEKRGEFAVRGGILDVFPPIEDHPIRVEFWGDDVDELRYFSVADQRSLGEHPERLWAPPCRELLLTDDVRARAAALLTEHPDLGEMLEPISLGNAVEGMESLIPALVDPDNGMELLVEQLPAQSLIVLCDPQRIAARAVEMVQSSQEFLDASWAVAADGADSPIDLGASTYRDIDEVHDAASAAGQMWWQLDPLASDEEGEIDVHPLEQYVGDPERLMGDIRRQVREDWTVVLTFAGHGTAERAVERLAESDIGARAVTAIVEPPSPGSVTVTTANLGAGFLAPSARLALITESDITASRGQAVRQMGKMPSRRRRGSIDPLELSAGGYVVHEQHGVGKYVEMVRRQVGGAEREYLIVEYAASKRGQPGDRLFVPTDQLGQITRYVGGEMPSLNKLGGSDWQKTKGRARKAVKEIAGELVRLYAARTSAPGYAFGPDTPWQRELEDAFPYSETADQLAAIDEVKTDMRKSVPMDRVILGDVGYGKTEIAVRAAFKAVQDGKQVAVLVPTTLLAQQHYQTFAERFSQFPVKLAQLSRFTPKSDADSLMEGIADGSIDVAIGTHRLLQPQTRFKDLGLVIVDEEQRFGVEHKEYLKQLRTAVDMLTMSATPIPRTLEMSLTGIREMSTMLTPPEERHPILTFVGAFSQKQVVAAIRRELLRDGQVFYLHNRVQSIEKAAANIRALVPEARVAVAHGQMSEDQLEKIMVGFWEREYDVLVATTIIEAGLDIPNANTLIVERADLLGLSQLHQIRGRVGRSRERAYAYFLYPPDRPLGDTAYDRLATIAQNSELGAGMAVAMKDLEIRGAGNLLGGEQSGHIAGVGFDLYVRLVGEAVAEYKGESPDETVDIRVDLPVRAHVPHDYIDGERLRLEVYRKIATITDESSAAEVRAELDDRYGTPPTEVENLIAISLLRHQALLAGVHEIAAQGKLVRFSPMKLGDAAQLKLSRLYKGSTYKEGVRLVSIPRPTDGSGVASPPLRDRAVIDWASRVLTDLTQT; via the coding sequence GTGTCACCTGCCGCCGCGTCCTCGGCGTCGGTTGCGCATTTGCGCGGGCTGATCGACACCGTCGAGCGCGATCCGGCTCTGGGTAGCGCCCTGGCGGGGCTGCGAGAGGGGACCGGCGGCGACCGCATCTTGCGCTGCCTGCAGCCGCTGCAGCCGTTCGTCCTCGGTGCGGCGACTGGCGCCTACGACCACCCAGTGCTGGCGGTGACCTCAAGCAACCGGGACGCCGAGGCACTTGTCGAGGCATTGTCGGCCTTCTTGCCGCCAGAGGAGATCGGGCTCTTTCCCTCATGGGAGACGCTGCCGCATGAGCGGCTCTCGCCGCGGGCCGACACGGTCGGTGCGCGGCTTGCGGTGCTACGCCGGCTCGCGCACCCGGACGAGCACGGTGCGCTGCGGATCATCGTCGCGCCGATCCGTTCAGTGCTGCAGCCGCTGGTTGCCGGGCTCGGCGAGCTCACACCGGTCCAGTTCGGCAAGGGTGACGAGCGTCCACTGGATGAAGTGGTCACCGATCTCGTCGCGATTGGCTACGACCGGGTCGATCTGGTGGAGAAGCGCGGGGAGTTCGCCGTACGCGGCGGAATCTTGGATGTGTTTCCGCCGATCGAGGATCACCCGATCCGCGTGGAGTTCTGGGGTGACGATGTCGACGAGCTGCGCTACTTCTCCGTTGCGGACCAGCGCTCGCTGGGCGAGCACCCAGAGCGGCTCTGGGCACCGCCGTGCCGCGAGCTGTTGCTCACCGATGACGTGCGGGCTCGCGCGGCCGCGCTGCTGACCGAGCACCCCGACCTTGGCGAGATGCTCGAGCCGATCAGCCTCGGCAACGCGGTCGAGGGCATGGAGTCGCTCATTCCCGCGCTCGTCGACCCGGACAACGGGATGGAGCTGCTGGTCGAGCAGCTGCCAGCGCAGTCGCTGATCGTGCTGTGCGATCCGCAACGCATCGCGGCACGCGCGGTCGAGATGGTCCAGTCCAGCCAGGAGTTCCTGGACGCGTCGTGGGCGGTTGCTGCCGACGGTGCCGACAGCCCGATCGATCTGGGCGCGTCGACGTACCGCGACATTGACGAGGTGCACGATGCCGCAAGTGCGGCTGGTCAGATGTGGTGGCAGCTCGACCCACTCGCCAGTGACGAAGAGGGAGAGATCGACGTACATCCCCTTGAGCAGTACGTCGGCGATCCGGAGCGGTTGATGGGCGACATCCGTCGCCAGGTGCGTGAGGACTGGACCGTCGTACTCACCTTTGCCGGGCACGGCACGGCTGAGCGCGCGGTCGAGCGGTTGGCCGAGTCGGATATCGGTGCGCGTGCCGTGACGGCGATCGTCGAGCCGCCGTCGCCGGGCAGCGTCACCGTCACCACGGCCAACCTCGGCGCCGGATTCCTTGCGCCGTCGGCACGTTTGGCACTGATCACCGAATCCGACATCACCGCATCGCGTGGCCAGGCGGTGCGGCAGATGGGCAAGATGCCGTCGCGTCGGCGGCGCGGCAGCATCGACCCGCTGGAGCTGTCGGCCGGCGGCTACGTCGTGCATGAGCAGCACGGCGTCGGCAAGTACGTCGAGATGGTGCGTCGGCAGGTGGGCGGCGCGGAGCGTGAATACCTGATCGTCGAGTACGCCGCCTCCAAGCGCGGCCAGCCGGGCGACCGGCTGTTTGTCCCGACCGACCAGCTTGGGCAGATCACCCGCTACGTCGGCGGTGAGATGCCGAGCCTGAACAAGCTCGGCGGCTCGGACTGGCAGAAGACGAAGGGTCGGGCCCGCAAGGCGGTCAAGGAGATCGCCGGTGAGCTGGTGCGCCTCTATGCCGCGCGTACGTCGGCGCCGGGTTACGCGTTCGGACCGGATACGCCATGGCAGCGCGAGCTTGAAGACGCGTTCCCGTATTCGGAGACCGCGGACCAGCTCGCTGCCATCGACGAGGTCAAGACCGACATGCGCAAGAGCGTGCCAATGGACCGCGTGATCTTGGGCGATGTCGGCTACGGCAAGACCGAGATCGCCGTACGCGCGGCGTTCAAGGCGGTGCAGGACGGCAAGCAGGTCGCCGTGCTCGTGCCGACGACTTTGCTTGCGCAGCAGCACTATCAGACATTTGCCGAGAGGTTTTCGCAGTTCCCGGTGAAGCTGGCTCAACTGTCACGCTTCACCCCGAAGTCCGATGCCGATTCGCTGATGGAGGGGATCGCTGACGGGTCGATCGATGTCGCGATCGGCACGCACCGGTTGCTGCAGCCGCAGACTCGGTTCAAGGATCTGGGGCTCGTCATCGTGGATGAGGAGCAGCGGTTTGGCGTGGAGCACAAGGAGTATCTGAAGCAGCTGCGCACGGCGGTCGACATGCTGACGATGTCGGCGACGCCGATCCCTCGCACCTTGGAGATGAGTCTGACCGGCATCCGCGAGATGTCGACGATGTTGACGCCGCCGGAGGAGCGGCATCCGATCCTGACGTTCGTGGGTGCGTTTTCGCAGAAGCAGGTCGTGGCGGCTATCCGACGCGAGTTGCTGCGTGACGGGCAGGTCTTCTACTTGCATAACCGGGTGCAGTCGATCGAGAAGGCGGCGGCCAACATCCGGGCGCTGGTACCCGAAGCGCGGGTTGCGGTGGCGCATGGACAGATGAGCGAGGATCAGCTCGAGAAGATCATGGTCGGCTTCTGGGAGCGCGAGTACGACGTACTCGTGGCGACCACGATTATTGAGGCGGGGCTGGATATCCCGAATGCCAACACGCTTATCGTCGAGCGGGCCGACCTGCTGGGGCTCAGCCAGCTGCACCAGATTCGCGGACGTGTGGGGCGGTCGCGTGAGCGGGCCTACGCCTACTTCCTGTATCCGCCGGACCGGCCGCTGGGTGATACGGCGTACGACCGGCTTGCCACGATCGCGCAGAACTCCGAGCTCGGCGCCGGGATGGCCGTCGCGATGAAGGACCTGGAGATCCGTGGGGCCGGCAACTTGCTGGGCGGCGAGCAGTCCGGACACATCGCCGGCGTCGGGTTTGACCTGTACGTGCGGTTGGTCGGTGAGGCGGTCGCGGAGTACAAGGGCGAGAGTCCCGATGAGACTGTCGATATCCGGGTCGACCTGCCGGTGCGCGCGCACGTGCCTCATGACTACATCGACGGCGAGCGGCTCCGACTCGAGGTGTACCGCAAGATCGCGACTATCACTGACGAGTCCAGCGCAGCTGAGGTCCGTGCTGAGTTGGATGACCGCTACGGTACGCCGCCGACTGAGGTGGAAAACCTGATCGCGATCTCGCTGCTTCGTCACCAGGCTCTGCTCGCTGGCGTGCATGAGATTGCTGCTCAGGGCAAGCTCGTGCGGTTCAGTCCGATGAAGCTCGGCGATGCTGCTCAGCTGAAGCTTTCTCGGCTGTATAAGGGATCGACGTACAAGGAGGGTGTCCGTTTGGTGAGTATTCCTCGGCCAACGGACGGCTCCGGAGTCGCGAGCCCGCCGCTGCGTGATCGTGCGGTCATCGACTGGGCAAGCCGCGTCCTCACCGACCTCACCCAAACCTAG
- a CDS encoding HNH endonuclease signature motif containing protein produces MRRRGLRDDVQVEDLMSLLREECLPGNESEHNDSAPLADSGQECRVAEQPLSRSAAAARLRSLAAQILTYADDVDGLSSRHGQAIKVVEMCQRVTGTVAAVEARAMVEAHATAGQQLPEEASPGGYRRHADRADGDNSDSWVTRNQITAAAISATCRVDARVAHGMLAKSLRMVRCMPHALERAQEGNWSQYQLAMIFRAAADLDADDLARADAALFRKKEPVTTDVLRRRLSRWKQTHTTHEPEADHEQGMAARRVEFTECDLFGMRWMNANLPAAVVTAIENALHIYAKQAGKDDPRTPEQTRADVLQAMLFGPAALAPAAADQLGLTPVVTDPATGYPVIDPDQFGQAQQAWEAIIMLLSTLGMSTPAPPKPLLTVTVPLATLLCLRAGIMPGATGAHAPPDQPSPAPPTRTEPDSDTENDAQDGDGASLPMGASGLDNRFSPGGARTCSTTDTGAAGGDVSEYDREERAWIDGLGYVPYQVLLYLLAGEPDLQRLVTDDLTNVPLDLGPVIKNPTARMRRRVQLRDKVCRFPYCTRPAVGPRGEADLDHTREHRPGGTGGHTADANLACLCREHHRIRHHTNWHVAIRDDGAVMIWRNPGLGLELITRLGGITENPSHS; encoded by the coding sequence ATGCGAAGGCGGGGGCTGCGCGATGACGTTCAGGTCGAGGACCTGATGTCATTGCTGCGCGAAGAATGCCTGCCAGGCAACGAAAGTGAGCACAACGATTCTGCTCCACTCGCGGACAGCGGCCAGGAGTGCCGCGTGGCCGAACAGCCGCTGAGTCGCAGCGCTGCTGCAGCGCGGTTGCGCTCACTCGCCGCGCAGATCCTCACCTACGCCGACGACGTTGATGGGTTGTCCTCGCGGCATGGTCAGGCGATCAAGGTGGTGGAGATGTGCCAGCGCGTCACCGGCACCGTCGCGGCGGTCGAGGCCCGCGCCATGGTCGAAGCCCACGCCACCGCAGGCCAGCAGCTCCCCGAAGAAGCGTCCCCGGGCGGCTACCGCCGCCACGCCGACCGCGCCGATGGCGACAACTCCGACTCCTGGGTGACCCGCAACCAGATCACCGCCGCCGCAATCAGCGCCACCTGCCGGGTGGATGCGCGGGTCGCGCACGGCATGCTGGCGAAGTCGCTGCGGATGGTGCGGTGCATGCCCCACGCACTCGAACGCGCCCAGGAAGGCAACTGGTCGCAGTACCAGCTGGCGATGATCTTCCGCGCCGCCGCGGATCTCGATGCCGACGACCTCGCCCGCGCGGACGCGGCGCTGTTTCGCAAGAAAGAACCCGTCACCACCGACGTGCTGCGGCGCCGGTTGTCGCGGTGGAAACAGACCCACACCACTCACGAGCCCGAGGCCGACCACGAGCAGGGCATGGCAGCCCGGCGCGTCGAGTTCACTGAGTGCGACCTGTTCGGGATGCGGTGGATGAACGCCAACCTCCCCGCAGCCGTCGTCACCGCGATTGAGAACGCGCTGCACATCTACGCCAAGCAAGCCGGCAAGGACGACCCGCGCACGCCGGAGCAGACCCGCGCCGATGTGCTGCAAGCCATGCTGTTCGGACCCGCCGCCCTCGCACCCGCCGCCGCCGACCAGCTCGGCCTCACCCCGGTCGTGACCGATCCGGCCACGGGGTATCCGGTGATCGATCCCGACCAGTTCGGGCAAGCCCAGCAGGCCTGGGAAGCGATCATCATGCTGCTGAGCACCCTCGGCATGAGCACCCCCGCCCCACCGAAACCGTTACTCACGGTGACCGTGCCGCTCGCAACCCTGCTATGCCTACGCGCGGGGATCATGCCCGGCGCCACCGGAGCCCACGCGCCACCCGACCAGCCCAGCCCCGCACCACCCACGCGCACCGAGCCGGACTCCGATACCGAAAACGATGCCCAAGATGGGGATGGCGCGAGCCTGCCCATGGGCGCGAGTGGTCTCGACAACCGGTTCTCGCCCGGAGGGGCTCGCACCTGCTCGACCACCGATACAGGGGCCGCCGGTGGGGATGTGTCGGAGTACGACCGGGAGGAACGGGCGTGGATCGACGGGCTGGGATACGTGCCCTACCAAGTGCTGCTGTACCTGCTCGCTGGCGAGCCGGACCTACAACGGCTCGTCACCGACGACCTGACCAACGTGCCGCTCGATCTCGGACCAGTGATCAAGAACCCGACCGCGCGCATGCGACGGCGCGTGCAGCTACGCGACAAGGTCTGCCGCTTCCCCTACTGCACTCGGCCTGCCGTCGGACCGCGCGGGGAAGCCGACCTCGACCACACGCGTGAACACCGTCCCGGCGGCACTGGCGGGCATACCGCTGATGCCAACCTCGCCTGCCTATGCCGTGAACACCACCGCATCCGACACCACACCAACTGGCACGTCGCGATCCGCGACGACGGCGCGGTGATGATCTGGCGCAACCCCGGCCTTGGGCTGGAACTCATCACGAGGCTCGGCGGCATCACCGAGAACCCCAGCCATAGCTAG
- a CDS encoding TetR/AcrR family transcriptional regulator produces the protein MTSGNVASASRPEPAARQWGKTAQTQAQILAAAEEVFVEHGYTNATISDVIDRAGSSVGSIYHHFGGKAELFLALWTDYTHQRERDATNAVAKARKEGVTEPIELFETGGAAYLRGIWRSRKVMTIFWDGDGPPGFETLRRERSQNWIAHNVKILGLGKSVEDQFIAAVFTAVMGEAARSIIACTRAKQADAISAEALRIARIISEHR, from the coding sequence GTGACCTCCGGCAATGTCGCTTCCGCGTCCCGCCCCGAGCCAGCCGCTCGGCAGTGGGGCAAGACTGCACAAACCCAGGCGCAGATTCTTGCCGCCGCGGAAGAGGTTTTCGTCGAGCACGGCTACACCAACGCCACGATCTCCGATGTGATCGACCGCGCCGGTTCGAGCGTCGGCAGCATCTATCACCACTTTGGTGGCAAGGCAGAGCTCTTCCTCGCGCTCTGGACCGACTACACCCACCAGCGCGAGCGCGACGCGACCAACGCCGTTGCCAAGGCACGCAAGGAAGGTGTCACCGAGCCGATCGAGCTCTTCGAAACCGGCGGTGCGGCGTACCTGCGTGGAATCTGGCGGTCACGCAAGGTCATGACGATCTTCTGGGACGGTGATGGCCCGCCTGGGTTCGAGACACTTCGCCGCGAACGCAGCCAAAACTGGATCGCGCACAACGTGAAGATCCTCGGTCTCGGCAAGTCGGTCGAGGACCAGTTCATTGCCGCTGTGTTTACGGCCGTAATGGGTGAGGCGGCCCGCTCGATCATCGCCTGCACCCGAGCCAAGCAAGCCGACGCGATCTCGGCTGAAGCGCTCCGCATCGCCCGCATCATCAGCGAACACCGCTAG
- a CDS encoding MaoC family dehydratase, translating to MSLNHDLVGKPSEPVTKSWTSTETLLYALGIGYGHDDQLTGLQFTTENTDGIEQVVAPTYGVIMTHGAGPGRSLGDFDRAMLVHGEQGLRIHRRIPAAGTAQIVSTITDIFDKGSAAIVRSESTATDSETGAPLVTTTSSVFIRGEGGFGGESGPKATWQAPDREPDWSGTARTWPGQALLYRLNGDRNPLHADPAFAARGGFEKPILHGLCTYGVSARVLLDAPFAGDAGNLREFSGRFSSPVIPGDELTVRAWQSDDDEILFQTVGAQQKTVIDHGRARFGPPEA from the coding sequence ATGAGCCTGAACCACGACCTGGTCGGCAAGCCGTCTGAACCGGTCACGAAGTCGTGGACGTCGACCGAGACATTGCTGTATGCACTGGGGATCGGCTACGGACACGATGACCAGCTCACCGGCCTGCAGTTCACGACCGAGAACACCGACGGTATCGAGCAGGTCGTGGCTCCGACGTACGGCGTCATCATGACGCACGGCGCGGGACCGGGACGTTCCCTTGGCGACTTCGACCGCGCGATGCTCGTGCACGGTGAGCAGGGGCTGCGCATCCACCGCCGGATTCCTGCTGCGGGGACGGCGCAGATCGTCTCGACGATCACCGACATCTTCGACAAGGGCTCGGCGGCAATCGTGCGCTCGGAGTCGACCGCGACCGACTCCGAGACCGGCGCACCGCTGGTGACCACGACTTCGTCGGTGTTCATCCGCGGAGAGGGCGGGTTCGGCGGCGAGAGCGGGCCGAAGGCCACGTGGCAGGCACCGGATCGCGAACCTGACTGGAGCGGTACGGCGCGCACGTGGCCAGGTCAAGCGCTGCTGTATCGCCTTAACGGTGACCGGAACCCGTTGCATGCCGATCCCGCGTTTGCAGCGCGGGGTGGCTTCGAGAAGCCCATCCTGCATGGGTTGTGCACCTACGGGGTGAGCGCACGCGTGCTCCTGGACGCGCCGTTCGCCGGCGACGCTGGAAACCTGCGGGAGTTCAGTGGGCGGTTCAGCTCTCCGGTGATTCCGGGAGACGAGCTCACCGTGCGGGCGTGGCAGTCCGACGATGATGAGATCTTGTTTCAGACTGTCGGAGCACAGCAGAAGACGGTGATCGATCACGGTCGCGCTCGGTTCGGGCCACCGGAGGCGTAG
- a CDS encoding SDR family oxidoreductase, which yields MVDGEQVVIVTGAGRGLGREHALEFARHGAKVVVNDLGADVNGSGASSGPAGEVVEEIRAAGGTAIANGDDVSDDEGAKRLVQAALDEFGRLDVLVNNAGILRDRMIVNMTMDEWDAVIRVHLRGTFAPTKHAVDHWRALSKSGESVDARIINTTSSSGIYGNVGQANYGAAKAGIAALTIIAAKELERYGIAVNAIAPGALTRMTENLVRYQNEPEPEGWNPRGAENVAPLVVWLASPAAKGITGRVFNVRGGRISVAEGWIAGPEVDKGARWDVWELDDVLPDLVAQARPNAETDGKVARS from the coding sequence GTGGTCGACGGTGAGCAGGTTGTCATCGTGACGGGAGCCGGACGCGGCCTCGGTCGAGAGCATGCGCTCGAGTTCGCCAGGCACGGGGCAAAGGTGGTGGTCAACGACCTTGGCGCCGATGTCAACGGCAGCGGGGCGTCGTCCGGGCCGGCCGGGGAGGTCGTCGAGGAGATCCGAGCTGCAGGGGGAACCGCGATCGCCAATGGTGACGACGTCAGCGACGACGAGGGCGCCAAGCGACTCGTGCAGGCTGCGCTAGATGAGTTCGGGCGCCTCGACGTACTCGTCAACAACGCCGGCATCTTGCGAGACCGGATGATCGTGAACATGACGATGGACGAGTGGGATGCGGTGATCCGGGTGCACCTGCGCGGCACCTTTGCCCCCACGAAGCACGCGGTCGACCACTGGCGCGCCCTGTCGAAGTCCGGTGAGAGCGTCGATGCCCGAATCATCAACACCACGTCGTCATCGGGGATCTACGGCAACGTCGGGCAGGCGAACTACGGCGCAGCGAAGGCCGGGATCGCCGCGCTGACGATCATCGCGGCCAAGGAGCTGGAGAGATACGGGATCGCGGTCAACGCGATCGCCCCCGGTGCCCTGACGCGGATGACCGAGAATCTCGTGCGCTACCAGAACGAACCTGAGCCCGAAGGGTGGAACCCGCGCGGGGCAGAGAACGTGGCGCCGCTGGTCGTCTGGCTGGCATCGCCGGCGGCCAAGGGAATCACCGGACGCGTCTTCAACGTGCGTGGCGGGCGGATCAGCGTGGCCGAAGGGTGGATCGCTGGCCCGGAGGTCGACAAGGGCGCTCGCTGGGACGTGTGGGAGCTGGACGACGTACTTCCCGACCTCGTCGCGCAGGCGCGACCCAACGCAGAGACGGACGGGAAGGTGGCGCGGTCATGA
- a CDS encoding acyl-CoA dehydrogenase family protein, translated as MVDFALSDEQRAIRGAVRSFIEKEVVPFENDVLRNEREGKPGLDPATLRELQDRAKRHGYWGINTPEEYGGMNAGAIMSAIIGSEVGRTFVPFRFGGTADNILYAGTDEQKAEYLIPTLNGERRSCFAITEPGAGSDARAITTSAVRDGDDWVINGEKIFITNGNEADFVMVFAVTNRDLGANGGVTCFLVDRDMGWTSSPIPTMGEWGPASLSFDNVHVPGRNVLGEVGHGFDLAMQWIGQGRYMIPARAIGAAERLLEMAIAQANNRKSMGRPIADYQAIQWHIADSQVEIEAARWLTLYAAWQVEQGVDARHASSIAKLHGAVMANNVVDRVLQIHGGMGYTKELPIERWYRELRLLRIFEGTDEIQKRTIARNLLKGNVKVGAALS; from the coding sequence GTGGTTGACTTCGCCTTGTCCGACGAGCAGCGTGCGATTCGCGGCGCCGTACGGTCCTTCATCGAGAAGGAGGTCGTGCCATTCGAAAACGACGTCCTTCGCAACGAACGTGAGGGCAAGCCCGGGCTTGACCCGGCCACGTTACGTGAGCTGCAAGACCGGGCGAAACGCCACGGATACTGGGGAATTAACACCCCAGAGGAGTACGGCGGCATGAACGCCGGCGCGATCATGTCCGCCATCATCGGCTCTGAAGTCGGACGGACATTCGTGCCGTTCCGGTTTGGCGGCACAGCCGACAACATCCTCTACGCAGGGACCGACGAGCAGAAGGCCGAGTACCTCATCCCCACGCTCAACGGTGAGCGACGGTCGTGCTTCGCCATCACCGAGCCCGGCGCTGGCTCGGACGCACGAGCGATCACGACGAGCGCCGTACGCGACGGCGACGACTGGGTCATCAACGGCGAGAAGATTTTCATTACCAACGGCAACGAGGCCGACTTCGTGATGGTCTTCGCCGTCACCAACCGCGATCTGGGCGCCAACGGCGGCGTCACCTGCTTCCTCGTGGATCGCGACATGGGCTGGACCTCAAGCCCCATCCCGACGATGGGTGAGTGGGGTCCAGCCTCGCTCAGCTTCGACAACGTGCACGTCCCCGGGCGCAACGTCCTCGGCGAGGTGGGCCACGGGTTCGACCTTGCGATGCAGTGGATCGGGCAAGGGCGCTACATGATCCCGGCGCGCGCCATCGGTGCCGCCGAGCGCCTGCTCGAGATGGCGATCGCGCAGGCCAACAACCGCAAGTCGATGGGCCGCCCGATCGCCGACTACCAGGCGATCCAGTGGCACATCGCCGACTCGCAGGTCGAGATCGAGGCCGCTCGCTGGCTCACGCTGTACGCCGCATGGCAGGTCGAGCAGGGGGTGGACGCCAGACACGCATCGTCGATCGCAAAGCTGCACGGCGCAGTGATGGCCAACAACGTCGTCGACCGAGTCCTGCAGATCCACGGCGGCATGGGCTACACCAAGGAGCTGCCGATCGAACGCTGGTACCGCGAGCTGCGCCTGCTGCGGATCTTCGAAGGGACCGACGAGATCCAGAAACGCACCATCGCCAGGAATCTGCTCAAGGGAAACGTGAAGGTGGGTGCGGCACTGTCGTGA